One Oryza brachyantha chromosome 3, ObraRS2, whole genome shotgun sequence DNA segment encodes these proteins:
- the LOC102719190 gene encoding probable polygalacturonase: protein MASRRMLHAAAAVCALALALCASSIGASSSSPAAGARAGCRKHVAKITEYGGVGDGKRSNTAAFARAVADLSRRAGDGGAALVVPKGRWLTGPFNLTNHFTLFLDHGAEILASQKLEDWPLIAPLPSYGRGRDEPGPRYSNFIAGSNLTDVIITGRNGTINGQGQVWWDKFHAKELTYTRGYLLELLYSDNIIISNVTFVDSPSWNLHPTYCTNVTISGVTILAPVHSPNTDGIDPDSSSHVKIEDCYIVSGDDCIAVKSGWDQYGIKFNKPSQHILIRRLTCISPTSAMIALGSEMSGGIQDVRAVDNVAIDTESAVRIKSGVGRGGFVKDVFVRGLSLHTMKWVFWMTGNYGQHPDNSSDPNALPEVTGINYSDVFAENVTMAGRMEGIPNDPYTGICISNVTAQLAPDAKKLQWNCTDVKGVTSDVSPKPCPELGAAGKPCAFPEDELVIGPPELPKCSY from the exons ATGGCCTCAAGAAGAATGCTGCAT gcggccgcggcggtttgcgcgctggcgctggcgctgTGCGCGAGCAGCATtggcgcgtcgtcgtcgtcgccggcggcgggagcgagAGCGGGGTGCCGGAAGCACGTGGCGAAGATCACGGAGTACGGGGGCGTCGGGGACGGGAAGAGGTCGAACACGGCGGCGTTCGCCAGGGCGGTGGCGGACCTGTCCaggcgcgccggcgacggcggcgcggcgctggTGGTGCCCAAGGGGAGGTGGCTGACGGGGCCCTTCAACCTCACCAACCACTTCACCCTCTTCCTCGACCACGGCGCCGAGATCCTCGCTTCCCAG AAATTGGAAGATTGGCCTCTGATAGCTCCCCTGCCATCCTACGGAAGAGGAAGGGACGAGCCTGGCCCAAGATACAGCAATTTCATTGCAGGATCAAATCTCACAGATGTCATCATCACCG GTAGGAATGGCACGATCAACGGACAGGGCCAAGTCTGGTGGGACAAGTTCCACGCCAAGGAACTCACCTACACTCGCGGCTACCTGCTCGAGCTCCTCTACTCTGACAACATCATCATCTCCAATGTCACCTTCGTCGACTCGCCGTCGTGGAATCTCCATCCCACCTACTGCAC CAACGTGACCATCAGTGGCGTCACCATTCTTGCGCCTGTCCACTCGCCCAACACTGATGGAATCGACCCAG ATTCTTCTTCCCATGTGAAGATCGAGGACTGCTACATCGTGTCCGGCGACGACTGCATCGCCGTGAAGAGCGGCTGGGACCAGTACGGCATCAAGTTCAACAAGCCGAGCCAGCACATCCTCATCCGGAGGCTCACGTGCATCTCCCCGACGAGCGCCATGATCGCGCTCGGCAGCGAGATGTCCGGCGGCATCCAGGACGTGCGCGCCGTGGACAACGTCGCCATCGACACCGAGTCGGCCGTGAGGATCAAGTCCGGCGTGGGCCGCGGCGGCTTCGTCAAGGACGTCTTCGTCCGCGGCCTCAGCCTCCACACCATGAAGTGGGTCTTCTGGATGACCGGCAACTACGGCCAGCACCCCGACAACTCCTCCGACCCCAACGCCCTGCCGGAGGTCACCGGGATCAACTACAGCGACGTGTTCGCCGAGAACGTCACCATGGCCGGCAGGATGGAGGGCATCCCCAACGACCCCTACACCGGGATCTGCATATCCAACGTCACCGCGCAGCTCGCGCCGGACGCCAAGAAGCTGCAATGGAACTGCACCGACGTCAAGGGCGTCACCTCCGACGTCTCGCCGAAGCCGTGCCCGGAGCTCGGGGCGGCGGGCAAGCCATGCGCCTTCCCGGAGGACGAGCTCGTCATTGGCCCGCCGGAATTGCCAAAATGTAGCTACTGA
- the LOC102722937 gene encoding 50S ribosomal protein L5, chloroplastic, which translates to MAATAVTLPSSPAAFPVATAAVSSSRTRCLLLRSPPPRRALRVVAAAAADAPPKPPPTSPSGIVLVDPSEAQKVHRLKAVYDQKVVPLITEEFGYTNVHQVPKIEKIVVNCGLGAEAGNSKGLEAAMKDLANITGQWPVKTKAKKSVASFKIREGNAIGIAVTLRGRVMFNFLDRLINLGLPRTMDFLGVNPNSFDGHGNYSIGLRDQGVFPEIPYEVGGKKNGMDVCIVTTAKTDNEALRLLTLLGMPFSENIKSGVLIRKKRLKRHHFMSKGRGRR; encoded by the exons ATGGCGGCCACGGCTGTGACCCTGCcgtcctcgccggccgccttccccgtcgccaccgccgccgtctcctcctcccgcacccgctgcctcctcctgcgttcgccgcctccccgccgggctctccgcgtcgtcgccgccgccgcggccgacgcGCCAcccaagccgccgccgacctcgccTTCCGGCATCGTACTCGTCGACCCCAGCGAGGCCCAGAAGGTGCACCGACTCAAGGCTGTGTACGACCAGAAGGTGGTCCCCCTCATCACCGAGGAGTTCGGCTACACCAATGTCCACCAG GTTCCCAAGATCGAGAAGATAGTAGTGAATTGCGGGTTGGGGGCGGAAGCCGGTAACTCCAAGGGGCTGGAGGCCGCCATGAAGGACCTCGCTAATATCACCGGCCAGTGGCCCGTCAAGACGAAGGCCAAGAAGTCTGTCGCCAGTTTCAAGATCCGCGAGGGGAACGCCATTGGCATTGCCGTCACGCTCCGCGGCAGG GTAATGTTCAACTTCTTGGATAGGCTTATCAACCTTGGGCTCCCTAGGACCATGGACTTCCTTGGTGTCAACCCCAACAGCTTCGATGGCCATGGCAACTACAGCATCGGCCTCCGTGATCAGGGCGTGTTCCCGGAGATCCCGTACGAGGTGGGCGGGAAGAAGAACGGTATGGACGTCTGCATCGTCACCACCGCCAAGACGGACAACGAGGCCCTCAGGCTGCTCACCCTCCTCGGCATGCCGTTCTCGGAGAACATCAAGTCCGGCGTGCTCATCCGGAAGAAGAGGTTGAAGCGCCACCACTTCATGAGCAAGGGCAGGGGAAGACGGTGA
- the LOC102719474 gene encoding beta-carotene 3-hydroxylase, chloroplastic-like isoform X2: MAVARLVAAPSPLPAAARRSPSSALRRVPLFAPLPARGVAPCVCAPLRVATDDRAGSVAGEADEEAARRAVAERAARKQSERRTYLVAAVMSSLGITSMAAAAVYYRFAWQMEGGEIPVTEMFGTFALSVGAAVGMEFWARWAHRALWHASLWHMHESHHRPRDGPFELNDVFAIINAVPAMSLLAYGFFNRGLVPGLSFGAGLGITLFGMAYMFVHDGLVHRRFPVGPIADVPYFRRVAAAHQIHHMDKFEGVPYGLFLGPKELEEVGGSEELEKEIKRRIKRKETLDTIQ, from the exons ATGGCTGTCGCGAGGCTGgtggccgcgccgtcgcctctcCCCGCCGCGGCACGCCGatcgccctcctccgccctgCGGCGGGTGCCGTTATTCGCGCCGCTCCCGGCGAGGGGGGTCGCGCCGTGCGTGTGCGCCCCCCTGCGCGTGGCGACGGACGACAGGGCTGGCTCGGTGGCGGGCGAGGCGGACGAGGAGGCTGCTCggagggcggtggcggagcgcgcggcgcggaAGCAGTCGGAGCGGCGGACGTacctggtggcggcggtgatgtCCAGCCTCGGGATCAcgtccatggccgccgccgccgtctacTACCGCTTCGCCTGGCAAATGGAG GGCGGCGAGATCCCGGTGACGGAGATGTTCGGCACCTTCGCGCTCTCGGTGGGCGCCGCG GTCGGGATGGAGTTCTGGGCGCGGTGGGCGCACCGGGCGCTGTGGCACGCGTCGCTGTGGCACATGCACGAGTCGCACCACCGCCCGCGCGACGGCCCGTTCGAGCTCAACGACGTCTTCGCCATCATCAACGCCGTCCCGGCCATGTCCCTCCTCGCCTACGGCTTCTTCAACCGCGGCCTCGTCCCCGGCCTCTCCTTCGGCGCG GGGCTCGGGATCACGCTGTTCGGGATGGCGTACATGTTCGTCCACGACGGCCTGGTCCACCGCCGCTTCCCGGTGGGGCCCATCGCCGACGTGCCCTACTTCCGgcgggtcgccgccgcccaccag ATACATCACATGGACAAGTTCGAGGGCGTGCCATATGGGCTGTTCCTTGGTCCCAAG GAGCTGGAGGAGGTGGGTGGTAGTGAGGAGCTGGAGAAGGAGATCAAGAGGAGGATTAAGAGGAAAGAGACCTTAGATACGATCCAATGA
- the LOC102719474 gene encoding beta-carotene 3-hydroxylase, chloroplastic-like isoform X1, with translation MAVARLVAAPSPLPAAARRSPSSALRRVPLFAPLPARGVAPCVCAPLRVATDDRAGSVAGEADEEAARRAVAERAARKQSERRTYLVAAVMSSLGITSMAAAAVYYRFAWQMEVPPPSQPRIYKITTPSLADSGVLDQGGEIPVTEMFGTFALSVGAAVGMEFWARWAHRALWHASLWHMHESHHRPRDGPFELNDVFAIINAVPAMSLLAYGFFNRGLVPGLSFGAGLGITLFGMAYMFVHDGLVHRRFPVGPIADVPYFRRVAAAHQIHHMDKFEGVPYGLFLGPKELEEVGGSEELEKEIKRRIKRKETLDTIQ, from the exons ATGGCTGTCGCGAGGCTGgtggccgcgccgtcgcctctcCCCGCCGCGGCACGCCGatcgccctcctccgccctgCGGCGGGTGCCGTTATTCGCGCCGCTCCCGGCGAGGGGGGTCGCGCCGTGCGTGTGCGCCCCCCTGCGCGTGGCGACGGACGACAGGGCTGGCTCGGTGGCGGGCGAGGCGGACGAGGAGGCTGCTCggagggcggtggcggagcgcgcggcgcggaAGCAGTCGGAGCGGCGGACGTacctggtggcggcggtgatgtCCAGCCTCGGGATCAcgtccatggccgccgccgccgtctacTACCGCTTCGCCTGGCAAATGGAGGTACCACCGCCATCGCAACCTCGCATCTACAAGATTACAACCCCTTCCTTGGCTGACTCCGGCGTGCTCGACCAGGGCGGCGAGATCCCGGTGACGGAGATGTTCGGCACCTTCGCGCTCTCGGTGGGCGCCGCG GTCGGGATGGAGTTCTGGGCGCGGTGGGCGCACCGGGCGCTGTGGCACGCGTCGCTGTGGCACATGCACGAGTCGCACCACCGCCCGCGCGACGGCCCGTTCGAGCTCAACGACGTCTTCGCCATCATCAACGCCGTCCCGGCCATGTCCCTCCTCGCCTACGGCTTCTTCAACCGCGGCCTCGTCCCCGGCCTCTCCTTCGGCGCG GGGCTCGGGATCACGCTGTTCGGGATGGCGTACATGTTCGTCCACGACGGCCTGGTCCACCGCCGCTTCCCGGTGGGGCCCATCGCCGACGTGCCCTACTTCCGgcgggtcgccgccgcccaccag ATACATCACATGGACAAGTTCGAGGGCGTGCCATATGGGCTGTTCCTTGGTCCCAAG GAGCTGGAGGAGGTGGGTGGTAGTGAGGAGCTGGAGAAGGAGATCAAGAGGAGGATTAAGAGGAAAGAGACCTTAGATACGATCCAATGA